Proteins encoded together in one Prunus dulcis chromosome 3, ALMONDv2, whole genome shotgun sequence window:
- the LOC117622684 gene encoding mitogen-activated protein kinase kinase kinase 17-like: MGSSSRPKKEQSLSVAGREWFRGRVLGKGGFGSVYLGWVKKPNFRADVLPSIFAVKSTLYCDALELVRENSLLDTFSNCPFIIHRYGEDVTAGVDGNKVFNMFMEYADGGTMRDLINKSGGLPEFQVRKYTEAILKGVKHIHEMGYVHCDLKPENILLVSKTDAGGSEFVPKIGDLGLAKRIIEKRSGGTTLYWSPETVLQNIQLQPSDIWALGCIVLMMLTGRKPWDLKAGARPWDLMLQIASKSPTIPVWLSEEAKDFLGKCFVWSPSERFTAAKLLNHPFVTNLDPVKELSSVSSSPSEQQILPSGFKTCHSKSNRCLPKAVGFPYNWCCLA; the protein is encoded by the coding sequence aTGGGTTCGAGTTCAAGGCCAAAGAAAGAACAGAGCTTGTCGGTTGCTGGCCGTGAGTGGTTTCGAGGCCGGGTACTCGGAAAAGGGGGATTTGGGTCGGTGTATTTGGGTTGGGTcaaaaaacccaatttcagAGCCGATGTTTTGCCCTCAATTTTCGCGGTGAAGTCAACATTATACTGTGATGCGCTTGAGTTGGTGAGGGAAAATTCACTTCTTGACACGTTTAGCAACTGTCCGTTTATCATCCATCGCTATGGAGAGGATGTGACGGCTGGTGTTGATGGCAATAAGGTTTTCAATATGTTCATGGAATATGCCGATGGAGGAACAATGAGGGATTTGATTAACAAGTCTGGGGGGTTGCCTGAATTTCAAGTAAGGAAGTATACAGAGGCAATTTTGAAGGGGGTTAAGCACATTCATGAAATGGGTTATGTGCATTGTGATTTGAAGCCTGAGAATATATTACTTGTCTCCAAAACTGATGCTGGTGGTTCTGAATTTGTGCCCAAAATTGGAGACTTGGGTCTGGCAAAGAGGATTATAGAGAAGCGTTCTGGAGGCACTACACTGTATTGGTCTCCAGAAACTGTGCTTCAAAATATTCAGCTGCAACCTTCTGATATTTGGGCATTGGGCTGTATTGTGCTTATGATGTTGACTGGGAGGAAGCCATGGGATTTGAAAGCCGGGGCGAGACCTTGGGACCTAATGCTTCAGATTGCCTCAAAATCTCCCACTATTCCTGTTTGGTTATCAGAAGAGGCTAAAGATTTCTTGGGAAAGTGCTTTGTGTGGAGCCCTTCTGAGAGGTTCACAGCTGCTAAGCTATTGAATCATCCATTTGTGactaatctggatccagtaaaGGAACTCTCTTCGGTGTCTTCGTCGCCTTCTGAGCAGCAGATTCTTCCTTCGGGATTCAAGACCTGTCATTCCAAATCGAACCGCTGTTTGCCAAAAGCCGTCGGCTTTCCCTATAATTGGTGCTGCTTAGCTTGA
- the LOC117621537 gene encoding stress response protein NST1-like isoform X2 yields MKRKKWSEFEELTLLTKYSELLISGALAKLKTREKKFKPIADHVNSVHHLHDPVTFPFKWSWRDVSIKVQNMRHQYLGVKQKIRVSKDEFNWKDGENHWENFLKYKEVFGDVELDVKGKRACESESLDVFGDCGDLGFGIDSEDLEEEEDEEEEEPLEDEEEEEDGSGDGDNGLEELGRSEGDVGFAQKRKLSKVGLHRRLGLVSAQVLDLRDVVVKREERRRERECRRENSEAEREEKRKELECRREKRRKEREEWLEDRELELEEREVMWARKEFEKRLRLEREFDEERRRRMRMEEKREEAELEWRERMVSLQIEHEKQMMQMHAEACQNQMQILGVMARLVCQFFGSVNDGLGGGLGALPPQVLQNLQHPGDLGHNGKPEANSPSEFL; encoded by the exons ATGAAGCGCAAGAAATGGTCGGAGTTCGAAGAGCTGACCCTTCTCACCAAGTACTCGGAGCTTCTCATCTCTGGGGCTCTAGCCAAGCTCAAAACCCGTGAGAAAAAATTCAAGCCCATAGCGGACCACGTGAACTCGGTGCATCATCTTCACGACCCAGTAACCTTCCCTTTCAAATGGTCCTGGCGCGACGTCTCGATTAAGGTCCAAAACATGCGCCACCAGTACCTGGGTGTGAAGCAGAAGATCCGGGTCTCCAAGGACGAGTTCAACTGGAAAGATGGTGAAAACCACTGGGAGAATTTCTTGAAGTACAAAGAAGTGTTTGGGGATGTGGAGCTTGATGTTAAGGGCAAGAGGGCGTGCGAAAGTGAGAGCCTTGATGTTTTTGGGGATTGTGGGGACTTGGGGTTTGGGATTGACTCTGAGGAtttagaggaagaagaggacgaagaagaagaagaaccattggaagatgaagaagaagaagaagacggtAGCGGTGATGGCGATAATGGTCTCGAGGAATTAGGTAGGAGTGAAGGTG ATGTGGGTTTTGctcaaaaaaggaaattgagTAAGGTTGGATTACATAGGAGGTTGGGGTTGGTCAGTGCACAAGTTTTGGACTTGAGGGATGTGGTGGtgaagagggaagagaggaggagagagagggagtgCAGGAGAGAGAACAGTGAGGctgagagagaggaaaagagGAAAGAACTTGAGTgcaggagagagaaaaggaggaaagagagggaggagtGGTTGGAGGATAGAGAATTGGAGTTAGAAGAGAGGGAGGTGATGTGGGCAAGAAAGGAATTTGAGAAAAGGTTGAGGCTAGAGAGGGAATTCGATGAGGAGCGGCGTAGAAGGATGAGGATGGAGGAGAAGAGGGAAGAGGCAGAGTTGGAGTGGAGGGAGAGGATGGTGAGTTTGCAAATTGAGCATGAGAAGCAAATGATGCAAATGCATGCTGAAGCGTGCCAGAACCAAATGCAGATTCTTGGAGTCATGGCTAGGCtagtttgtcaattttttgggTCGGTGAATGATGGGCTGGGAGGTGGTTTAGGGGCTTTGCCGCCTCAGGTTTTGCAGAATTTGCAGCATCCGGGGGATTTGGGCCACAATGGGAAGCCGGAGGCCAATTCACCTTCTGAGTTCCTCTAG
- the LOC117621833 gene encoding uncharacterized protein LOC117621833: MKKFSTSPIKHTPNAVQVLSTKGNWQSNARKAGVGVVIRNSTGEFLGGLAASPVGHSALEVEAEAAVMGLEFAANLGYNDVYLETDSKTLVDGIKGDIRNRAWTIRPSIEVIWLRADQFKRVFWRWVQRSSNRAAREAATIGCRAVELCYSTTVVSHTCFGVSWSSSCLLAWNLMHG; this comes from the exons atgaaaaaatttagtACTAGTCCAATTAAACATACACCAAACGCAGTACAAGTATTATCCACGAAAGGGAATTGGCAAAGCAATGCTAGAAAAGCTGGTGTTGGAGTGGTAATTCGAAATTCAACTGGGGAGTTTCTAGGCGGCTTGGCTGCATCACCGGTGGGTCACTCTGCTCTTGAGGTGGAGGCAGAAGCAGCAGTCATGGGGCTGGAGTTTGCGGCCAATCTTGGCTATAATGATGTCTACTTGGAAACTGACTCAAAGACCCTTGTGGACGGGATCAAGGGGGATATAAGGAACCGTGCCTGGACTATCAGGCCTTCTATTGAGGTTATCTGGCTTAGAGCCGATCAGTTCAAAAGAGTTTTTTGGCGTTGGGTTCAGAGGAGTTCAAATCGAGCAGCTCGTGAGGCTGCAACGATAGGTTGTCGAGCAGTGGAGCTGTGTTACTCAACCACCGTTGTCTCTCATACATGTTTTGGTGTCTCATGGTCTTCCAG TTGTCTTTTGGCTTGGAATCTAATGCATGGTtga
- the LOC117621537 gene encoding stress response protein NST1-like isoform X1: MKRKKWSEFEELTLLTKYSELLISGALAKLKTREKKFKPIADHVNSVHHLHDPVTFPFKWSWRDVSIKVQNMRHQYLGVKQKIRVSKDEFNWKDGENHWENFLKYKEVFGDVELDVKGKRACESESLDVFGDCGDLGFGIDSEDLEEEEDEEEEEPLEDEEEEEDGSGDGDNGLEELGRSEGGEFGGQREIGDVGFAQKRKLSKVGLHRRLGLVSAQVLDLRDVVVKREERRRERECRRENSEAEREEKRKELECRREKRRKEREEWLEDRELELEEREVMWARKEFEKRLRLEREFDEERRRRMRMEEKREEAELEWRERMVSLQIEHEKQMMQMHAEACQNQMQILGVMARLVCQFFGSVNDGLGGGLGALPPQVLQNLQHPGDLGHNGKPEANSPSEFL; encoded by the coding sequence ATGAAGCGCAAGAAATGGTCGGAGTTCGAAGAGCTGACCCTTCTCACCAAGTACTCGGAGCTTCTCATCTCTGGGGCTCTAGCCAAGCTCAAAACCCGTGAGAAAAAATTCAAGCCCATAGCGGACCACGTGAACTCGGTGCATCATCTTCACGACCCAGTAACCTTCCCTTTCAAATGGTCCTGGCGCGACGTCTCGATTAAGGTCCAAAACATGCGCCACCAGTACCTGGGTGTGAAGCAGAAGATCCGGGTCTCCAAGGACGAGTTCAACTGGAAAGATGGTGAAAACCACTGGGAGAATTTCTTGAAGTACAAAGAAGTGTTTGGGGATGTGGAGCTTGATGTTAAGGGCAAGAGGGCGTGCGAAAGTGAGAGCCTTGATGTTTTTGGGGATTGTGGGGACTTGGGGTTTGGGATTGACTCTGAGGAtttagaggaagaagaggacgaagaagaagaagaaccattggaagatgaagaagaagaagaagacggtAGCGGTGATGGCGATAATGGTCTCGAGGAATTAGGTAGGAGTGAAGGTGGTGAATTTGGGGGTCAGAGAGAAATTGGAGATGTGGGTTTTGctcaaaaaaggaaattgagTAAGGTTGGATTACATAGGAGGTTGGGGTTGGTCAGTGCACAAGTTTTGGACTTGAGGGATGTGGTGGtgaagagggaagagaggaggagagagagggagtgCAGGAGAGAGAACAGTGAGGctgagagagaggaaaagagGAAAGAACTTGAGTgcaggagagagaaaaggaggaaagagagggaggagtGGTTGGAGGATAGAGAATTGGAGTTAGAAGAGAGGGAGGTGATGTGGGCAAGAAAGGAATTTGAGAAAAGGTTGAGGCTAGAGAGGGAATTCGATGAGGAGCGGCGTAGAAGGATGAGGATGGAGGAGAAGAGGGAAGAGGCAGAGTTGGAGTGGAGGGAGAGGATGGTGAGTTTGCAAATTGAGCATGAGAAGCAAATGATGCAAATGCATGCTGAAGCGTGCCAGAACCAAATGCAGATTCTTGGAGTCATGGCTAGGCtagtttgtcaattttttgggTCGGTGAATGATGGGCTGGGAGGTGGTTTAGGGGCTTTGCCGCCTCAGGTTTTGCAGAATTTGCAGCATCCGGGGGATTTGGGCCACAATGGGAAGCCGGAGGCCAATTCACCTTCTGAGTTCCTCTAG
- the LOC117622034 gene encoding transcription factor MYB8-like, protein MRKPCCEKEGTNKGAWSKQEDQKLIDYIKAHGEGCWRSLPKAAGLHRCGKSCRLRWINYLRPDIKRGNFEQDEEDLIIKLHALLGNRWSLIAGRLPGRTDNEVKNYWNSHIRKKLIKMGIDPNNHRLNQIIPRPNPQNDCVSAAATSSGSMSNISACTKAPIKSSREIDQRASQATSVLEDETSGSSSRDLNLDLTIAFPNPPLLVGKEMQKNIKGSFTMAREIETNLQNSPTLALFR, encoded by the exons ATGAGAAAACCTTGCTGTGAAAAAGAAGGCACAAACAAAGGAGCTTGGTCTAAACAAGAAGACCAAAAACTCATTGATTACATTAAAGCTCATGGGGAAGGCTGTTGGCGATCTCTCCCCAAGGCTGCAG GGTTGCACCGCTGTGGCAAAAGTTGTAGGCTAAGATGGATAAACTATCTAAGGCCAGACATCAAACGTGGAAACTTTGAGCAAGATGAAGAAGACCTCATCATCAAACTACATGCCCTTCTTGGCAACCG GTGGTCGCTTATTGCTGGAAGGTTGCCAGGGAGGACGGACAACGAGGTGAAGAACTATTGGAATTCTCACATCCGGAAGAAGCTAATTAAAATGGGCATTGATCCCAATAACCATAGGCTAAACCAGATCATTCCTCGTCCGAATCCTCAAAACGACTGTGTTTCTGCTGCTGCAACATCATCTGGATCAATGAGCAATATTAGTGCATGTACTAAAGCACCAATCAAGTCTTCACGTGAAATTGATCAAAGGGCCTCACAAGCTACAAGTGTTCTTGAAGATGAAACTTCTGGTTCATCATCTCGTGACTTGAATCTCGACCTCACCATTGCTTTTCCTAATCCTCCACTACTAGTTGGGAAAGAGatgcaaaaaaatattaaagggTCCTTCACTATGGCAAGAGAAATCGAAACCAACCTTCAAAATTCACCCACTCTTGCTCTTTTTAGATAA
- the LOC117623569 gene encoding protein AAR2 homolog — translation MDAEMAMELVKHGLTLLFLDVPQHTLIGIDTQMFSVGPDFKGIKMIPPGPHFVYYSSSTRDGKEFSPIIGFFVDAGPSEVIVRKWDQQEERLVKVPEEEEERYCQAVRSLEFDRHLGPYNLSQYGDWKQLSNYITKSIIHRIEPIGGEITVASESTMHVNTPSTMMEKALDEQLNASRCSTPSDKSQTRGCYYTSIPRVIKRKGIHGQQLTSLNLDKTQLLESVLLEDYGGSEDLLLAELQFAYIAFLMGQSLEAFLQWKSLVSLLFGCTEAPFRRRSRLFAKFIRVIYYQLKQGLQKDCTDTNSGSTLLDDSWFSADSFLHRLFKDFFLLVQDASVVDGDLLSWTRKLKELLENNLGWEFQQNSAVDGMYFEDDDEFAPVVEMLDDPSSSVAPSV, via the exons ATGGATGCTGAAATGGCGATGGAGCTTGTGAAGCATGGCCTGACGCTTCTCTTCCTCGACGTTCCTCAGCACACTCTCATCGGCATTGATACTCAG ATGTTTTCAGTTGGCCCCGACTTTAAAGGCATAAAGATGATTCCTCCTGGTCCTCACTTTGTGTACTATAGCTCATCCACCAG AGATGGCAAGGAATTCTCACCAATTATTGGGTTTTTTGTTGATGCTGGACCATCTGAG GTAATTGTTCGCAAGTGGGATCAACAAGAGGAACGATTAGTCAAAGTACCAGAAGAAGAG GAAGAGAGATATTGCCAAGCAGTTCGAAGTTTGGAGTTTGATAGACATCTTGGTCCTTATAATCTAAGCCAGTACGGAGATTGGAAACAGCTATCCAATTACATTACAAAGAGCATCATTCACCGGATTG AACCCATAGGAGGAGAAATTACTGTTGCATCTGAATCTACAATGCATGTAAACACTCCTAGCACAATGATGGAGAAAGCTCTAGATGAGCAGTTGAATGCTAGTAGGTGCTCAACACCCAGTGACAAGTCTCAGACAAGAGGATGTTACTACACATCAATTCCCCGTGTTATCAAACGAAAGGGAATCCATGGCCAACAACTTACTTCTTTGAATCTTGACAAG ACACAATTATTAGAAAGTGTACTACTAGAAGATTATGGAGGTTCTGAGGACTTGCTTCTCGCAGAGCTGCAATTTGCCTATATTGCATTTTTG ATGGGGCAATCACTTGAAGCATTTCTACAGTGGAAATCCTTGGTCAGTCTTTTATTTGGATGCACTGAAGCT CCTTTCCGTAGAAGAAGTCGGCTATTTGCAAAG TTTATTAGAGTCATCTACTATCAATTGAAACAAGGACTTCAGAAAGATTGTACAGACACGAACAGTGGATCAACCTTGCTAGATGATTCATGGTTTTCTGCTGATAGTTTTTTGCACCGTCTTTTCAAG gatttttttttgctggTGCAAGATGCCTCAGTTGTTGATGGAGATCTTCTATCATGG ACAAGGAAACTCAAGGAGTTGCTTGAAAACAATCTTGGATGGGAATTCCAGCAAAACAGTGCAGTTGATGGGATGTACTTTGAAGATGATGACGAg TTCGCTCCTGTGGTTGAGATGCTGGATGACCCGAGTTCTAGTGTGGCGCCATCAGTTTAA